A window from Drosophila yakuba strain Tai18E2 chromosome 3L, Prin_Dyak_Tai18E2_2.1, whole genome shotgun sequence encodes these proteins:
- the LOC6532206 gene encoding nucleosome-remodeling factor subunit NURF301 isoform X4 yields the protein MSGRGSRKRGRPPKTPNERASGRFNYQLLKKPKYLSEGKSQPSTPSASRGISPQSDEGSRSSHNNHTNHSRSRGSAAKRGRGRKSAVQPNTSSYSGRKGYESEYHYGSDFGDSEEDKSDNEDDMLLTPSDDESLEVANESESEFSVCSFNQNGVGRPPRPPSPEPVWLQEGRQYAALELPDSSEDLFIGNTHVLRALSIYEVLRRFRHMVRLSPFRFEDLCAALACEEQSALLTEVHIMLLKAILREEDAQGTHFGPLDQKDTVNISLYLIDSITWPEVLRSYVESDKTFDRNVFHILSQTEYPYTGIDSRLDVLQFLSDQFLTANSIRDVMLQEGPIHYDDHCRVCHRLGDLLCCETCPAVYHLECVDPPMNDVPTEDWQCGLCRSHKVSGVVDCVLPQEKQGVLIRHDSLGVDRHGRKYWFIARRIFIEDQEDFTCWYYSTTSKFKLLLNRLDAEELETRLHSQITERRDEIERQMKLTETLTNEHKHSKRSVIEIEQEATNELLEKEVLDDENKDADAKSESQSAEGTKKQEESKMVTRQKSNQLSNGTLHFKLGMEQGFKNYVNQYSTNPIALNKPQRNEERDKRRHLSHKFSLTTASDFKWIGITMGTTDNMITTLRQTLINFESNIAASFLNTNWVVNKKIWNAAVMNARRPSDFAVVLLLFQASLKSVVFANVWHEQLGHTNLQRITSAEREERKKLEKREKRERDDEEERNRLAFNYIKYTLGLKHQVWKQKGEEYRVHGQWGWLWLSSSRRCGVRARRAQPLVHNRVYVHYTMGEENEVNEVILVDPRTQRFMQQCESSNVDGQVCHYLPEQYKNVKVIEDVKEKVKGHIDVSKALNAPGRTYYTKVARKCRLDDLLERRMKLAEVEQQMASKEASDVKPLLVSSQQVTANRKQTLLEKRLLRLTEVQAKGGPANVNLELVNSLAKQIQTVRLQFSQLNRFAKVFRCYTKECNTNSNAVSQITQNTCYSPLCLQKARAKKELLLLLRKAHTAGNGSKETVAAILGAVKKPSILEQKLTEGKRESTQVTVDDPEEGKPAESEAPLDLLQDWEQARAHAVQFSDALLTECMLVDQDCATNTRIKQEGDASAGSNTTTDSNTQDSDKIDYIESMDVCSNVEIESTEDSIATGLNSGNAEDVDMTPGWRRKRNQKSKKTYIGTKDVLDQTLDKDIPLNKQNRRFPITARPVKRECVKKYEREYFENGTERVYSSSSPRGRVYLLNDAAKLYEQAVKTEDKSTISKKPSYSRYPLISNFLTHKKKRSLLVLPRFELLKLARLGGKTSTNGFHHAAKNNTIWQYQCSRPLFRTCWSYRTSNATSLSSLALQLRILWSCLRWDDMIAKPPSTDGKHQVTTDTEIVTLELLKLRHTGRYGEKTSYLRRKVVIPLEMPKTVREVTSIRSGLRKRKRAESPQPTEPQISEEWVDEDKLELWEIKFMGEKQEKARLSAVTRSVASRQLEASGSNGSNTSTNGALGGAGRVQLAPKSSEDVKEKMEQQLKLQRAVHQQRKLVTTGEVTRSVTPVKGQVIGSRRVIVKNPDGTTRIIQQAVTQVSRTGGAGAAAASASPAVGGSTSTQSNPSTSTPHKVQIIRGPDGKVSVRGLNPGQQLVQMPDGKLHVLTTTTSSNSAAQGNKIKVPIKATSTSSSPAITSAQTTTNPVTPVIKQIAVKHVTKNSATQSIASSPRVALPLAQIKNKLLLAQQQQQSASSSAATSSPPVQKIVSKVVNTSTSGQTLQQVFVQSGSKLVVGQNAQGQKVIISTSAAQQQGTSPVQQQQLVQSQPIQQSPQQISMTQVGNQPTQKVIQQIVNTSNVQQQIVVGGQRIILSPGQTIVTQRNVPQSQALQMVQQQIQTQQQQQQHHVVQPQQQFVVQSNQIVQSSPSAQTKLVKQLVVQQQSQPTIEEKAQITTTDGNETGTQQVLVPNSTLAQQLAQGKLQVATVNGQQVIVKPLGNNQAQIVAHIKHQGDGNAHIVTSNSATAVPQASPQTSPVKQQALPSQSPQQVVVQQQQIQQSPTNFETGVTPISQQPVVTQAVQAPAQQQPLSVEESLLQNQPPGTVIKCVTAQVLQTEHGPRIVLQGLVGNDFTAQQLQLVQTQVKQQLMKAQESNGKLGVLGPTKIYLAVQPENAVQSQPPPLTPVHQSATHQQVSSF from the exons atGAGCGGTCGCGGCAGCCGTAAACGTGGACGTCCGCCAAAGACGCCCAACGAACGCGCCTCAGGACGCTTCAATTACCAGCTGCTCAAGAAGCCTAAGTATCTTAGCGAGGGCAAGTCGCAGCCCAGCACTCCGTCGGCGTCCAGGGGCATTTCTCCGCAGAGCGACGagggcagcaggagcagccacaacaaccacACCAATCACAGCCGCAGTCGCGGGAGCGCCGCTAAGAGGGGACGAGGCCGCAAGTCCGCCGTGCAGCCAAACACCAGCAGCTACTCTGGGAGGAAAG GGTACGAGTCGGAGTATCACTACGGCTCAGATTTTGGAGATTCCGAAGAAGATAAATCCGATAATGAGGATGATATGCTGCTTACTCCCAGCGACGACGAGAGCCTAGAAGTAGCCAACGAGAGCGAGTCAGAGTTTTCCGTGTGCAGCTTTAATCAGAATGGAGTTGGTCGGCCACCACGTCCTCCTAGCCCAGAACCTGTGTGGCTGCAGGAAGGTCGGCAGTATGCAGCGCTTGAGCTGCCCGATTCATCGGAGGATCTTTTCATCGGCAATACACACGTTTTGCGTGCGCTCAGTATCTATGAAGTACTGCGACGATTTCGCCACATGGTCCGCCTTTCGCCATTCCGCTTTGAAGACTTGTGCGCAGCGCTGGCTTGTGAGGAGCAAAGTGCATTGCTGACGGAGGTACACATAATGCTGCTTAAAGCGATTCTTCGAGAAGAGGACGCACAGGGTACTCATTTTGGCCCGCTTGATCAAAAGGATACTGTTAACATAAGTCTTTACCTGATTGACTCTATAACGTGGCCGGAAGTCTTGCGAAGCTATGTGGAAAGCGATAAGACGTTTGATCGCAACGTGTTTCACATTTTAAGCCAAACTGAATACCCGTACACGGGCATTGACAGCCGGCTTGATGTGCTCCAGTTTCTGTCCGATCAATTTTTAACTGCCAATTCTATACGGGATGTAATGCTGCAGGAGGGGCCTATTCATTATGATGACCATTGCCGCGTATGCCATCGACTCGGTGATTTATTATGCTGCGAGACTTGCCCAGCCGTCTATCATTTGGAATGTGTAGACCCGCCAATGAATGACGTGCCTACTGAGGATTGGCAGTGCGGGCTTTGTCGCTCGCATAAGGTTAGCGGCGTAGTGGACTGCGTGCTGCCGCAGGAAAAACAAGGCGTGCTAATCCGGCATGATAGCCTGGGTGTTGATCGTCATGGGCGCAAATATTGGTTTATTGCACGTCGCATTTTTATTGAGGATCAGGAAGACTTTACATGCTGGTATTACAGTACGACAAGCAAGTTCAAACTGCTGCTCAACCGACTGGACGCCGAAGAACTAGAAACTCGTCTGCATAGCCAGATTACAGAACGCCGCGACGAAATCGAGCGTCAAATGAAACTGACTGAGACCTTAACCAATGAACACAAACACTCGAAGCGTAGTGTTATCGAAATCGAACAAGAGGCTACAAATGAACTTTTGGAAAAAGAGGTACTCGACGATGAGAACAAAGATGCAGATGCTAAATCTGAGAGTCAATCTGCTGAGGggacaaaaaaacaagaagaaagtAAGATGGTCACGCGTCAAAAATCCAATCAGCTGAGTAATGGTACTTTGCATTTTAAACTGGGTATGGAGCAAGGATTTAAAAACTATGTTAACCAGTATTCAACCAATCCAATTGCACTTAACAAGCCGCAACGAAACGAGGAGCGCGATAAGCGACGCCATCTGTCCCATAAGTTCTCGTTAACGACTGCTTCTGACTTCAAATGGATCGGAATAACCATGGGAACTACTGACAATATGATAACTACTCTAAGGCAGACATTGATAAACTTCGAATCCAATATAGCAGCTTCCTTTCTAAATACCAACTGGGtggttaacaaaaaaatttggAATGCTGCGGTGATGAACGCCCGCCGTCCATCTGACTTTGCGGTCGTGTTGCTACTTTTCCAAGCGTCCCTCAAGAGCGTTGTTTTTGCCAACGTCTGGCATGAGCAACTCGGGCACACAAATTTGCAACGCATAACTAGTGCCGAACGAGAAGAGCGGAAAAAACTTGAAAAGCGAGAGAAGCGCGAGCGGGATGATGAGGAAGAACGTAATCGCTTGGCATTTAACTACATAAAGTATACCCTGGGTCTTAAACACCAAGTCTGGAAGCAAAAAGGAGAAGAATACCGCGTTCACGGCCAATGGGGCTGGCTTTGGCTCTCAAGTAGTCGACGCTGTGGTGTTCGTGCACGGCGAGCCCAACCACTCGTTCACAATAGAGTCTACGTACATTACACCATGGGAGAAGAAAACGAGGTAAATGAAGTTATTTTAGTCGACCCACGCACCCAACGATTTATGCAACAATGTGAGTCGAGCAATGTTGATGGTCAGGTGTGTCATTATCTACCGGAGcaatataaaaatgtgaaaGTTATAGAAGATGTTAAGGAGAAAGTCAAAGGGCACATCGACGTTAGCAAAGCGCTAAATGCTCCGGGGCGTACTTATTATACGAAAGTGGCTCGCAAATGTCGGTTAGATGATCTATTGGAACGCCGTATGAAATTGGCTGAGGTCGAGCAGCAGATGGCTTCTAAAGAGGCTTCTGATGTGAAGCCGCTTCTAGTTTCTTCCCAACAAGTTACAGCCAACAGAAAACAAACGCTTCTGGAGAAGCGTTTACTTCGCCTTACTGAAGTTCAAGCAAAGGGAGGTCCTGCAAACGTAAACTTGGAGCTTGTTAATTCGCTGGCAAAACAAATTCAGACAGTGCGCTTACAATTCAGTCAGCTTAATCGATTTGCTAAAGTTTTCCGCTGCTACACAAAGGAGTGTAACACAAATTCAAATGCCGTATCTCAAATAACACAAAATACTTGCTACTCCCCCTTATGTCTTCAAAAAGCACGGGCcaaaaaagaacttttgttgttgctgcgaaAGGCGCACACTGCCGGTAATGGGTCAAAGGAGACAGTTGCCGCCATATTGGGCGCTGTTAAAAAACCATCTATTCTCGAGCAGAAGCTGACGGAGGGTAAAAGAGAATCCACCCAGGTGACCGTGGATGATCCCGAGGAGGGGAAGCCAGCTGAATCAGAAGCGCCGTTGGACTTACTTCAAGATTGGGAACAGGCTCGAGCGCACGCCGTTCAATTTAGCGATGCTCTATTGACCGAATGCATGCTGGTGGACCAGGACTGCGCTACCAACACGAGAATTAAGCAAGAGGGTGATGCCAGTGCCGGAAGCAATACAACTACTGACTCCAACACACAAGACTCCGATAAAATAGACTATATTGAGAGTATGGACGTTTGCAGTAATGTTGAAATCGAGAGCACCGAAGACTCTATTGCAACGGGCTTAAATTCTGGTAACGCCGAAGATGTCGATATGACTCCTGGATGGCGGCGAAAGCGTAACCAGAAATCTAAGAAAACCTATATCGGCACTAAAGATGTGCTGGATCAGACGCTAGACAAGGATATACCACTTAACAAACAGAACCGCAGATTTCCTATTACTGCACGTCCAGTTAAGCGCGAATGCGTGAAAAAATACGAACGGGAGTATTTTGAGAACGGCACCGAGCGGGTCTATTCATCTAGTTCACCCCGGGGTCGTGTATACCTCCTTAATGACGCAGCCAAGTTGTATGAGCAAGCTGTGAAAACTGAGGATAAGTCGACCATATCCAAAAAGCCATCATACTCTCGCTACCCACTCATATCCAATTTTCTTACTCATAAAAAGAAACGTAGCCTTTTAGTGCTGCCCCGATTTGAGCTCCTTAAGCTGGCTCGTCTGGGTGGAAAAACATCGACAAATGGTTTTCATCACGCTGCGAAAAATAACACCATTTGGCAGTATCAGTGCTCGCGGCCGCTCTTCCGAACCTGCTGGTCCTATCGAACATCCAATGCCACGTCGTTATCCAGCCTAGCACTTCAGCTGCGAATACTGTGGTCGTGTCTGCGCTGGGACGACATGATAGCAAAGCCTCCATCCACGGATGGGAAGCATCAGGTTACTACGGACACTGAAATTGTAACATTGGAATTGCTCAAACTCCGTCACACAGGACGCTATGGCGAAAAAACAAGCTATTTGCGACGTAAAGTTGTTATTCCACTTGAAATGCCCAAGACTGTCAGAG AAGTAACATCCATACGATCTGGACTGCGAAAACGAAAGCGTGCTGAATCTCCCCAGCCAACCGAGCCACAAATCAGCGAGGAATGGGTCGATGAAGATAAATTGGAGTTatgggaaattaaatttatgggagaaaaacaagaaaaggcACGCCTATCAGCTGTAACGCGATCTGTAGCTTCCCGTCAATTGGAGGCAAGTGGTAGTAATGGTTCCAACACTTCAACCAACGGAGCTCTTGGCGGCGCTGGACGCGTCCAATTGGCACCTAAGTCGAGTGAAGATGTTAAAGAGAAAATGGAACAACAATTGAAGTTACAGCGCGCTGTTCACCAGCAGAGAAAATTGGTTACAACTGGCGAAGTCACCCGATCTGTGACACCAG TTAAAGGCCAAGTTATCGGTAGCAGGCGTGTCATTGTTAAAAACCCTGATGGCACAACTCGAATTATTCAGCAAGCTGTTACACAGGTTTCAAGAACAGGAGGAGCTGGTgcggcagcagcatctgcTTCACCTGCTGTAGGAGGCTCGACAAGCACTCAGTCAAATCCATCCACATCTACACCGCATAAAGTACAAATTATTAGGGGCCCAGATGGCAAAGTAAGCGTACGTGGGTTAAATCCTGGGCAGCAGCTAGTTCAAATGCCGGATGGTAAACTGCATGTGCTGACTACCACTACATCTTCAAATTCGGCAGCGCAAG GAAACAAAATCAAGGTGCCCATTAAGGCAACTTCTACTTCGTCTTCACCTGCCATTACTTCAGCACAGACTACTACAAATCCAGTGACTCCTGTGATAAAGCAAATTGCAGTTAAACATGTCACGAAAAATTCCGCTACTCAATCCATAGCATCGTCCCCGCGCGTAGCTTTACCGCTTGCTCAAATTAAGAATAAGTTGTTACTCgctcaacagcagcagcaatcagcATCCTcatcagcagcaacttcaTCGCCCCCCGTGCAAAAGATAGTGTCGAAAGTGGTTAACACAAGTACCTCTGGACAAACCCTGCAGCAGGTATTCGTACAATCGGGGTCAAAACTGGTAGTAGGCCAAAACGCACAAGGGCAAAAGGTTATAATATCAACATCGGCTGCACAACAGCAAGGTACATCTCCGgttcaacagcagcaactagTACAATCTCAACCAATTCAACAGTCACCACAACAGATCTCAATGACACAGGTCGGAAATCAACCAACGCAAAAAGTAATTCAGCAAATTGTTAATACCAGCAACGTGCAGCAGCAAATAGTAGTTGGCGGACAACGGATTATATTAAGCCCCGGTCAAACTATTGTTACTCAGAGGAACGTGCCACAGAGTCAAGCATTGCAGATGGTTCAGCAGCAGATTCAAacccagcaacagcagcaacaacatcatgTTGTCCAGCCTCAGcaacaatttgttgttcaatcAAACCAAATTGTACAATCTTCTCCGAGTGCACAAACCAAACTGGTTAAACAGCTCGTGGTGCAACAACAATCGCAGCCAACTATTGAAGAAAAAGCACAGATCACCACGACTGATGGCAATGAAACGGGCACACAACAAGTCTTAGTTCCAAATTCAACTTTAGCCCAGCAGTTAGCACAGGGCAAATTACAGGTGGCAACAGTGAATGGGCAACAAGTCATCGTCAAACCATTGGGAAATAATCAGGCTCAAATCGTCGCCCATATTAAACACCAAGGTGATGGGAACGCTCACATTGTTACAAGTAATTCAGCCACTGCAGTACCTCAAGCAAGCCCACAGACCTCACCAGTCAAACAACAAGCTCTCCCATCACAAAGTCCTCAGCAAGTCGTtgtccagcagcaacaaatccAACAGTCACCAACAAACTTCGAAACCGGCGTAACCCCAATAAGTCAACAGCCGGTTGTCACCCAGGCTGTCCAGGCTCCAGCCCAACAGCAGCCCTTGAGTGTTGAGGAGAGTCTGCTCCAGAATCAGCCGCCTGGAACAGTAATTAAATGTGTCACCGCTCAAGTATTGCAAACCGAGCACGGTCCACGTATAGTATTGCAAGGCCTGGTAGGCAACGATTTCACTGCACAGCAATTGCAATTAGTGCAAACCCAGGTGAAGCAGCAACTTATGAAGG cTCAAGAGTCAAATGGCAAACTTGGAGTCCTGGGCCCAACAAAAATATACCTGGCTGTACAGCCGGAAAATGCAGTTCAATCACAGCCGCCTCCTCTAACCCCTGTTCACCAATCGGCTACGCATCAGCAAGTGAGTAGTTTTTAG